A part of Haliotis asinina isolate JCU_RB_2024 chromosome 10, JCU_Hal_asi_v2, whole genome shotgun sequence genomic DNA contains:
- the LOC137254675 gene encoding uncharacterized protein: MRRFRPLVAECCLIERNQEVVAQSAPIPYTPNHCVSWTINMASYVYLGALLVAVAAAEIGLPCMQPDVVANKTRECFAGLGSENLINLDPTKQPGSLGQMSNLFSGSLACSHENDLATGINCLFDFYGNCLNVRGMFASYPQIKKAAGFACRNKDALADSCLKDVDKETLVCYMKRVQERTIQIIKGEVKRKSTEEEMCGFLKEERKCLKAALSGCPASTGETYYSFIEMLMPTRCQHLSLYNVLKELPRVDLATTDMKSPR, from the exons ATGCGCAGGTTTCGCCCTCTTGTTGCCGAGTGCTGTTTAATCGAACGCAACCAGGAAGTGGTTGCCCAAAGTGCACCCATCCCATATACCCCAAATCATTGTGTTTCCTGGACGATAAACATGGCGTCTTACGTGTATCTTGGTGCTCTCCTAGTCGCTGTGGCGG CTGCTGAAATAGGACTGCCATGCATGCAACCCGATGTTGTTGCAAACAAGACTAGGGAGTGTTTTGCCGGCTTGGGATCGGAAAACTTGATCAACCTCGACCCAACGAAGCAACCGGGGTCACTTGGCCAAATGTCCAATCTTTTCAGTGGGTCACTTGCATGCAG CCACGAGAACGACTTGGCAACCGGCATCAACTGCTTGTTTGACTTCTATGGAAACTGTCTGAATGTGAGAGGAATGTTTGCAAGCTACCCTCAGATTAAAAAGGCTGCTGGGTTCGCCTGTCGGAACAAAGATG CACTGGCTGACTCTTGTCTGAAGGACGTGGACAAGGAAACTTTGGTTTGCTATATGAAGAGGGTACAGGAAAGGACAATCCAGATTATCAAAGGAGAGGTCAAGAGGAAGAGTACAGAAGAAGAGATGTGCGG GTTCCTGAAAGAGGAGAGGAAATGTCTGAAAGCGGCGCTGTCCGGCTGTCCAGCATCGACAGGGGAGACTTATTACTCCTTCATTGAGATGCTGATGCCGACCAGATGTCAGCATCTGTCCCTCTACAACGTCCTGAAAGAACTTCCTAGAGTGGACCTAGCTACTACCGACATGAAGTCTCCACGCTAA
- the LOC137254674 gene encoding cytochrome P450 3A29-like produces MELLGLLSIPLTWTLVAGCVLLIYLYGKKRNRFLSDYGIPGPTPDIYFGNLRQIVKMGVDFDNKWGQEFGDVYSVYLGGFPLINVHDPEIIKEILVKDFNMFSDRLIFRLNDYPIATGIFFETGATWKRLRNIISPTFSGNKLRNMCAKIDECAVTLTKNLAHAAANEETITAKDYFGAFTMDVIASTAFGIDTDSQNNFDNVFITQAKKVFDNNVLQNPVMSMIMIFPSLMGIARALGFTSFPKSTMKFFVSSLKQMITMRKGEPKEEQMRRIDFLQLMLDAEDNSSLQDGGEETSQSQPSGSQKPNKKMTTDEVLGQAFLFFIAGYETTATTLNFAAYSLATNPDVQERLTKEVDTVLGKEAPDYDNIGKLTFLDHVITETLRMYPVVPALSRAVSKTTVIKGWTFPKGSFISVPLVSLHRNADIFPEPNKFKPERWENADFHQMAYLPFGQGPRMCIGMRLAQVEMKIGLARILQKVQFARLPDTPGELRDFMALGTLSIKTPIKLKVMLR; encoded by the exons ATGGAGTTACTTGGTTTGCTAAGTATACCACTCACTTGGACGCTCGTTGCCGGATGTGTTCTGCTGATCTACCT GTACGGGAAGAAAAGGAACCGTTTCCTCAGCGACTATGGGATACCTGGCCCAACCCCGGACATATATTTCGGAAATCTTCGTCAGATTGTCAAAATG GGCGTTGACTTCGACAATAAATGGGGGCAGGAATTCGGCGACGTGTACAG CGTCTACTTGGGTGGGTTCCCCCTCATCAACGTGCACGACCCAGAAATCATCAAGGAGATACTTGTAAAAGACTTCAATATGTTTTCGGATAGATTA ATCTTTAGACTCAACGACTACCCTATTGCTACTGGCATCTTCTTTGAGACAGGAGCAACATGGAAGAGACTAAGGAACATCATCAGTCCGACATTCAGTGGAAACAAGCTGAGGAAC atgTGTGCCAAGATCGACGAGTGTGCAGTGACTCTAACAAAGAACCTTGCTCATGCTGCTGCGAATGAGGAAACCATCACAGCCAAAGA TTATTTTGGGGCTTTCACTATGGATGTGATAGCCAGCACAGCATTCGGCATTGACACTGACTCCCAAAACAACTTTGACAACGTCTTCATCACTCAGGCAAAGAAAGTGTTTGACAACAACGTGCTGCAGAACCCAGTCATGTCTATGATAA TGATTTTCCCAAGTCTTATGGGGATCGCCAGGGCTCTGGGTTTCACCTCGTTTCCAAAGTCAACCATGAAGTTTTTTGTGTCATCTCTCAAACAGATGATCACAATGAGAAAAGGCGAACCCAAGGAGGAACAAATG AGAAGAATCGACTTCCTCCAGCTGATGCTGGATGCTGAGGACAACTCCAGCCTCCAAGATGGCGGGGAAGAAACGAGCCAGTCACAACCTTCAGGTTCCCAAAAACCTAATAAAA AAATGACGACGGATGAGGTGTTGGGGCAGGCCTTCTTGTTCTTTATCGCTGGATACGAAACTACGGCTACTACCTTGAACTTCGCTGCATACTCACTGGCaactaacccggatgttcaagAACGGTTGACGAAGGAGGTGGACACTGTATTGGGAAAG GAAGCTCCGGACTATGATAATATTGGCAAGTTGACGTTCCTGGACCACGTGATTACAGAGACGCTTAGGATGTACCCGGTTGTACCCGC GTTAAGCCGGGCAGTTTCCAAGACAACTGTCATCAAAGGATGGACGTTCCCTAAGGGCAGCTTCATCAGCGTCCCTCTGGTATCCCTTCACAGGAACGCAGATATATTCCCAGAGCCTAATAAATTCAAACCGGAGAG GTGGGAGAACGCAGATTTTCATCAAATGGCCTATCTCCCCTTCGGCCAAGGTCCCCGTATGTGTATCGGAATGAGGCTTGCCCAAGTTGAGATGAAGATTGGTCTGGCTCGCATCCTACAGAAGGTTCAGTTCGCCAGACTTCCAGACACACCG GGTGaactgagggacttcatggcaTTAGGAACCCTCAGCATAAAGACTCCCATAAAACTGAAAGTCATGCTCCGTTGA
- the LOC137298244 gene encoding microspherule protein 1-like, whose amino-acid sequence MEEPASLPPPGSSTPVTPQSSAVPSPVQTPTQTPPSSATNTPSPAVKSGRRMPILDPRNLIPIRRSSTRSIKRKKFDDEVVESSLVKSDRGRIKITPPQPEKQEPVVPEEKAPAPPQPEKKKEPPKRPVGTKTMPTKSSSSKRNKKQKTQAPASTKDLGRWKAQDDLALITAVQQTNDLTGVYQGVKFSCRFTLKEIQERWYALLYDPVISKLAIQAMKMLHPDVAGAVQAQALYSTEEEKLLGKIPSNTQPQPTLEVFEDLLDKTPDIFHPARTAKSLHSHWLLMKQYHLLPDQSVQPMPRGDHVLNLSDAEDMLNDDDLKDGRDEILEHELAIADKRNKREIRHLEQELPKWQVQVDSITGINPQDFDNQTLAVLKGRLVRYLMRSREITLGRATKDNQIDVDLSLEGPAAKISRRQGVIKLRNNGDFFIANEGKRPIYIDGKPVLAGNKQKLFNNSVLEISCLRFTFLMNQDLINVIRAEAQKITPPTT is encoded by the exons ATGGAAGAGCCTGCATCGCTGCCACCACCTG GTTCATCAACCCCAGTGACCCCTCAGTCCTCTGCCGTGCCATCACCTGTCCAAACACCAACCCAAACTCCACCATCATCAGCAACCAACACACCTAGTCCAGCTGTGAAGTCTGGGAGAAGGATGCCTATCCTAGACCCGAGAAATTTGATTCCAATTCGGCGGAGCTCAACCAGATCAATCAAAAGGAAAAAGTTTGATGATGAAGTTGTTGAGAGTAGTCTGGTCAAATCAGATCGTGGGCGAATCAAGATCACCCCACCTCAGCCTGAAAAACAGGAACCAGTTGTGCCAGAAGAGAAGGCACCAGCTCCTCCACAACCTGAGAAGAAAAAGGAGCCACCAAAAAGACCTGTTGGAACTAAAACTATG CCAACAAAGTCATCCTCCTCTaaacgaaacaaaaaacaaaag ACACAAGCTCCAGCTTCTACCAAAGACCTAGGACGATGGAAGGCTCAGGATGACCTGGCCTTGATAACTGCAGTTCAGCAG ACCAATGACTTGACCGGTGTGTACCAGGGAGTGAAGTTCTCGTGTAGATTTACTTTGAAGGAAATCCAGGAGAGGTGGTATGCTCTGCTGTATGACCCAGTCATTTCAAA ACTTGCCATTCAAGCCATGAAGATGTTACACCCTGATGTGGCAGGAGCAGTCCAGGCTCAAGCCCTCTACAGCACTGAGGAGGAGAAACTCCTTGGCAAAATACCATCG AACACTCAGCCCCAGCCTACGCTGGAGGTGTTTGAGGACCTACTGGACAAAACCCCAGACATCTTCCATCCTGCAAGAACAGCAAAATCCTTGCATAGCCATTGGCTGCTCATGAAGCAGTACCACCTCCTTCCAGACCAATCAG TTCAGCCCATGCCACGAGGGGACCATGTCCTCAACCTGTCGGATGCAGAGGACATGCTGAATGATGATGACTTGAA GGATGGTAGAGATGAAATACTTGAACATG AACTTGCAATAGCTGACAAACGAAATAAGCGTGAGATTCGTCACCTTGAACAGGAACTGCCAAAATGGCAGGTGCAAGTTGACAGCATCACAG GCATCAACCCGCAGGACTTTGACAACCAGACACTAGCAGTGCTGAAAGGGAGGCTGGTACGCTATCTCATGAGGTCAAGAGAG ATCACACTGGGTCGAGCCACAAAAGACAACCAGATCGATGTGGACTTGTCACTGGAAGGTCCTGCAGCCAAAATATCTCGGCGACAGGGAGTCATTAAACTGCGAAACAATGGAGATTTCTTCATTGCTAATGAGGGAAAACGGCCTATCTACATAGATGGCAAACCAGTGTTAGCTGGGAACAAACAGAAACTCTTCAATAATTCTGTGTTAGAG ATCTCATGTTTGCGTTTTACATTTTTGATGAATCAAGATCTGATTAATGTCATACGAGCAGAAGCTCAGAAGataacaccaccaacaacatGA